A window of the Juglans microcarpa x Juglans regia isolate MS1-56 chromosome 5D, Jm3101_v1.0, whole genome shotgun sequence genome harbors these coding sequences:
- the LOC121265412 gene encoding probable 3-deoxy-D-manno-octulosonic acid transferase, mitochondrial isoform X1 codes for MLAHRTPFQNKAKTSRQKRGVACGNLGSSSIEKKMAATKEGKLVYNIYRALSFGAAPVLNLYLRFRRLRGREHPRRWTERLGRPSLPRPLGPLLWFHAVSLGEGMAAIPIIKQCIKQRPDMNILMTTTTASAFEVINKRLPSGVIYQFAPLDTLTAVRAFVDYWKPNAIILIESELWPNLIMTASENGIVLALLNARMSAKSFKHFSGPVLLPLISLMLSKFSLIVPLSNMQAIQFQLLQAPPCVINFSGDLKCVVEDFDVSEGELRSIEDLKLELAHRQVWMASSIHRGEEEIMLGVHRELTTIHPDMVTILVPRDPRHGLEITQELRKEGQNVALRSQHEKLVAGTNIYVVDTLGELRHLYRLTPIAVVGGSFLPGLAGHNILEAAAAGCAVLTGRHIGHFSQMVLEMQQLNPLSVHQVFGKLELVNVLKELFSDAKVLEARRMAAKQAYHSLSSGIVSNVWNLLNSHVFKRVALLEGK; via the exons ATGTTGGCCCACCGGACTCCCTTCCAGAATAAGGCAAAGACGAGTCGTCAAAAAAGAGGTGTGGCCTGTGGGAATTTGGGGAGTTCCAGTATTGAGAAGAAAATGGCGGCAACGAAAGAGGGGAAGCTGGTGTACAACATATACAGGGCGCTCAGCTTCGGTGCAGCGCCGGTGCTGAATCTTTACCTACGGTTTCGCAGACTCCGAGGCCGCGAACATCCTCGCCGCTGGACCGAGCGTCTTGGCCGTCCCTCTCTCCCTCGTCCCCTTGGCCCTCTCCTCTGGTTTCACGCCGTCTCTCTAG GTGAAGGAATGGCCGCGATTCCTATAATCAAACAATGCATAAAGCAAAGACCGGATATGAACATTTTGATGACAACTACAACAGCGTCTGCATT CGAAGTAATAAATAAACGGCTTCCTAGTGGTGTAATATATCAA TTTGCACCACTTGATACCCTGACCGCCGTCAGAGCTTTCGTCGACTATTGGAAACCGAATGCGATTATTCTTATAGAGAGTGAATTATGGCCAAATCTTATCATGACTGCTTCAGAAAATGGT ATCGTGCTGGCACTGTTAAATGCTCGTATGTCTGCAAAATCCTTTAAGCACTTTTCAGGGCCGGTGCTTCTTCCACTTATTTCGCTGATGCTTTCAAAGTTTTCTTTGATTGTCCCATTG AGCAATATGCAGGCAATCCAATTTCAGCTACTACAAGCCCCTCCTTGTGTCATCAACTTTTCCGGTGACTTGAAATGTG TGGTGGAAGATTTTGATGTTTCTGAGGGGGAGCTGAGAAGTATAGAAGATCTGAAGTTAGAGCTCGCCCACAGGCAGGTCTGGATGGCTTCTTCCATACATAGGGGTGAAGAAGAAA TAATGCTAGGAGTTCATAGAGAGCTCACGACAATACATCCAGATATGGTCACTATACTTGTACCTCGAGATCCACGACATGGACTAGAGATCACTCAA GAATTGCGGAAAGAAGGGCAAAATGTAGCATTGAGGTCTCAACATGAAAAGCTTGTGGCAGGAACTAATATATATGTCGTGGACACATTag GCGAGTTGAGGCACTTGTATAGGTTAACACCAATAGCTGTAGTTGGAGGTTCGTTCTTACCAGGTTTAGCTGGCCATAACATTTTAGAAGCCGCTGCAGCTGGCTGTGCTGTTTTGACTG GTCGTCATATTGGCCATTTCTCACAGATGGTACTTGAAATGCAACAGTTAAATCCTTTGTCTGTTCACCAG GTTTTTGGCAAATTGGAGCTTGTGAATGTGCTCAAGGAGCTATTCAGTGATGCGAAAGTTCTGGAAGCACGTCGAATGGCTGCAAAACAAGCATACCATTCTCTGTCCAGTGGTATTGTTTCCAATGTTTGGAATCTACTAAATTCGCATGTTTTCAAACGGGTTGCTTTGTTAGAAGGTAAATGA
- the LOC121265388 gene encoding uncharacterized protein LOC121265388 isoform X3, translating into MASCDDFSLLDDDDHHHHQSNPNHPQIPASHHLHQTYAPHRFATRSNPVHAPPPPSQSIISPSAASPQKISGAEEEEEEDDGEDYNDAAFCSNPYDNGTDPNRVRIVDLRTEKRKDREELSDGATNYGYNNNKKSKPSGGAGTSGGGDYRKDREEWSDAAIACLLDAYTEKFTQLNRGNLRGRDWEEVAATVSERCEKQTKSVEQCKNKVDNLKKRYKLERQRMTNGGLSVSHWPWFKQMEHIVGNSLPVKALTDDDKGGGSSASTPRQTKRSTIAMPGPVGQVNNVKPKSISNPRWRRVVFKVSGVALAGSGPNNIDPKVVTSIAREVVMACRLGVEVAIVVGGRNFFCGDTWVTTTGLERCTAYQIGMMATVMNSVLLQSALEKMGVQTRVQTAFSMLEAAEPYSRQRAIRHLEKGRVVIFGGIGAGFGNPPFSTDTAAAVRASERIWPPEVPRPWTQWH; encoded by the exons ATGGCCTCCTGTGACGACTTCTCTCTCCTCGATGACGacgaccaccaccaccaccaatctAACCCTAACCATCCCCAAATCCCAGCCTCTCATCACCTCCACCAAACATACGCGCCCCACCGCTTCGCAACCAGATCCAATCCTGTCCACGCGCCGCCACCTCCGTCCCAATCGATAATCTCTCCCTCCGCCGCCAGCCCGCAGAAGATCAGCGGcgccgaagaagaagaagaggaggacgaCGGAGAAGACTACAACGACGCCGCTTTCTGTTCCAACCCTTACGACAATGGAACCGATCCGAATAGGGTTAGAATTGTCGATCTGCGGACTGAGAAGAGGAAGGACCGTGAGGAGCTCAGCGACGGAGCTACCAATTACGGCtataacaacaacaaaaaatcaaagcCCTCCGGCGGTGCCGGTACTTCCGGAGGCGGAGATTACCGGAAGGACAGGGAGGAGTGGAGCGACGCGGCGATCGCTTGTCTGCTCGACGCGTACACGGAGAAGTTTACGCAGCTGAACCGCGGGAATCTGAGAGGAAGGGACTGGGAGGAGGTGGCGGCGACGGTGAGCGAGAGGTGCGAGAAACAGACGAAGAGCGTGGAACAGTGCAAGAACAAAGTGGATAATTTGAAGAAGCGGTACAAGCTGGAGCGCCAGAGAATGACCAATGGCGGCCTTTCTGTGAGCCATTGGCCGTGGTTCAAGCAAATGGAGCACATTGTTGGCAATTCGCTGCCGGTAAAGGCTTTGACTGACGACGATAAAGGCGGTGGCTCTTCCGCAAGCACGCCTAGGCAGACGAAGAG ATCAACAATTGCAATGCCCGGTCCTGTAGGTCAGGTAAACAATGTCAAACCAAAATCAATATCAAACCCTAGATGGCGGAGAGTAGTCTTCAAAGTTAGTGGTGTTGCTCTTGCTGGCAGTGGTCCTAACAATATTGACCCGAAG GTAGTAACGTCGATTGCCAGAGAAGTTGTAATGGCTTGCCGCCTTGGTGTAGAG GTGGCAATTGTTGTTGGAGGTCGTAACTTCTTTTGTGGAGATACGTGGGTCACCACTACAGGTTTAGAACGATGTACTGCATACCAAATCGG TATGATGGCAACGGTGATGAATTCCGTACTGCTCCAGTCAGCATTAGAGAAGATGGGAGTTCAGACACGTGTGCAAACTGCATTTTCAATGCTGGAAGCTGCTGAACCATACAGTAGGCAACGGGCCATCCGACATCTGGAAAAAGGCAGAGTAGTAATATTTGGTGGTATTGGTGCTGGTTTTGGAAATCCACCCTTTTCCACTGACACAGCTGCGGCTGTTCGAGCTTCGGAGA GGATCTGGCCTCCAGAGGTGCCACGTCCATGGACACAATGGCACTGA
- the LOC121265412 gene encoding probable 3-deoxy-D-manno-octulosonic acid transferase, mitochondrial isoform X2 — MLAHRTPFQNKAKTSRQKRGVACGNLGSSSIEKKMAATKEGKLVYNIYRALSFGAAPVLNLYLRFRRLRGREHPRRWTERLGRPSLPRPLGPLLWFHAVSLGEGMAAIPIIKQCIKQRPDMNILMTTTTASAFEVINKRLPSGVIYQFAPLDTLTAVRAFVDYWKPNAIILIESELWPNLIMTASENGIVLALLNARMSAKSFKHFSGPVLLPLISLMLSKFSLIVPLSNMQAIQFQLLQAPPCVINFSGDLKCVVEDFDVSEGELRSIEDLKLELAHRQVWMASSIHRGEEEIMLGVHRELTTIHPDMVTILVPRDPRHGLEITQELRKEGQNVALRSQHEKLVAGTNIYVVDTLVCMLAFRKI, encoded by the exons ATGTTGGCCCACCGGACTCCCTTCCAGAATAAGGCAAAGACGAGTCGTCAAAAAAGAGGTGTGGCCTGTGGGAATTTGGGGAGTTCCAGTATTGAGAAGAAAATGGCGGCAACGAAAGAGGGGAAGCTGGTGTACAACATATACAGGGCGCTCAGCTTCGGTGCAGCGCCGGTGCTGAATCTTTACCTACGGTTTCGCAGACTCCGAGGCCGCGAACATCCTCGCCGCTGGACCGAGCGTCTTGGCCGTCCCTCTCTCCCTCGTCCCCTTGGCCCTCTCCTCTGGTTTCACGCCGTCTCTCTAG GTGAAGGAATGGCCGCGATTCCTATAATCAAACAATGCATAAAGCAAAGACCGGATATGAACATTTTGATGACAACTACAACAGCGTCTGCATT CGAAGTAATAAATAAACGGCTTCCTAGTGGTGTAATATATCAA TTTGCACCACTTGATACCCTGACCGCCGTCAGAGCTTTCGTCGACTATTGGAAACCGAATGCGATTATTCTTATAGAGAGTGAATTATGGCCAAATCTTATCATGACTGCTTCAGAAAATGGT ATCGTGCTGGCACTGTTAAATGCTCGTATGTCTGCAAAATCCTTTAAGCACTTTTCAGGGCCGGTGCTTCTTCCACTTATTTCGCTGATGCTTTCAAAGTTTTCTTTGATTGTCCCATTG AGCAATATGCAGGCAATCCAATTTCAGCTACTACAAGCCCCTCCTTGTGTCATCAACTTTTCCGGTGACTTGAAATGTG TGGTGGAAGATTTTGATGTTTCTGAGGGGGAGCTGAGAAGTATAGAAGATCTGAAGTTAGAGCTCGCCCACAGGCAGGTCTGGATGGCTTCTTCCATACATAGGGGTGAAGAAGAAA TAATGCTAGGAGTTCATAGAGAGCTCACGACAATACATCCAGATATGGTCACTATACTTGTACCTCGAGATCCACGACATGGACTAGAGATCACTCAA GAATTGCGGAAAGAAGGGCAAAATGTAGCATTGAGGTCTCAACATGAAAAGCTTGTGGCAGGAACTAATATATATGTCGTGGACACATTag TGTGTATGCTTGCTTTTAGGAAGATTTGA
- the LOC121265388 gene encoding uncharacterized protein LOC121265388 isoform X2, translated as MASCDDFSLLDDDDHHHHQSNPNHPQIPASHHLHQTYAPHRFATRSNPVHAPPPPSQSIISPSAASPQKISGAEEEEEEDDGEDYNDAAFCSNPYDNGTDPNRVRIVDLRTEKRKDREELSDGATNYGYNNNKKSKPSGGAGTSGGGDYRKDREEWSDAAIACLLDAYTEKFTQLNRGNLRGRDWEEVAATVSERCEKQTKSVEQCKNKVDNLKKRYKLERQRMTNGGLSVSHWPWFKQMEHIVGNSLPVKALTDDDKGGGSSASTPRQTKRSTIAMPGPVGQVNNVKPKSISNPRWRRVVFKVSGVALAGSGPNNIDPKVVTSIAREVVMACRLGVEVAIVVGGRNFFCGDTWVTTTGLERCTAYQIGMMATVMNSVLLQSALEKMGVQTRVQTAFSMLEAAEPYSRQRAIRHLEKGRVVIFGGIGAGFGNPPFSTDTAAAVRASEIHAEAVLKGTNVDGVYDCTSRDNNFTFEHISFRDLASRGATSMDTMALSYCEENSIPVVVFNLLEPGNISKALCGEQVGTLIDQTGRIS; from the exons ATGGCCTCCTGTGACGACTTCTCTCTCCTCGATGACGacgaccaccaccaccaccaatctAACCCTAACCATCCCCAAATCCCAGCCTCTCATCACCTCCACCAAACATACGCGCCCCACCGCTTCGCAACCAGATCCAATCCTGTCCACGCGCCGCCACCTCCGTCCCAATCGATAATCTCTCCCTCCGCCGCCAGCCCGCAGAAGATCAGCGGcgccgaagaagaagaagaggaggacgaCGGAGAAGACTACAACGACGCCGCTTTCTGTTCCAACCCTTACGACAATGGAACCGATCCGAATAGGGTTAGAATTGTCGATCTGCGGACTGAGAAGAGGAAGGACCGTGAGGAGCTCAGCGACGGAGCTACCAATTACGGCtataacaacaacaaaaaatcaaagcCCTCCGGCGGTGCCGGTACTTCCGGAGGCGGAGATTACCGGAAGGACAGGGAGGAGTGGAGCGACGCGGCGATCGCTTGTCTGCTCGACGCGTACACGGAGAAGTTTACGCAGCTGAACCGCGGGAATCTGAGAGGAAGGGACTGGGAGGAGGTGGCGGCGACGGTGAGCGAGAGGTGCGAGAAACAGACGAAGAGCGTGGAACAGTGCAAGAACAAAGTGGATAATTTGAAGAAGCGGTACAAGCTGGAGCGCCAGAGAATGACCAATGGCGGCCTTTCTGTGAGCCATTGGCCGTGGTTCAAGCAAATGGAGCACATTGTTGGCAATTCGCTGCCGGTAAAGGCTTTGACTGACGACGATAAAGGCGGTGGCTCTTCCGCAAGCACGCCTAGGCAGACGAAGAG ATCAACAATTGCAATGCCCGGTCCTGTAGGTCAGGTAAACAATGTCAAACCAAAATCAATATCAAACCCTAGATGGCGGAGAGTAGTCTTCAAAGTTAGTGGTGTTGCTCTTGCTGGCAGTGGTCCTAACAATATTGACCCGAAG GTAGTAACGTCGATTGCCAGAGAAGTTGTAATGGCTTGCCGCCTTGGTGTAGAG GTGGCAATTGTTGTTGGAGGTCGTAACTTCTTTTGTGGAGATACGTGGGTCACCACTACAGGTTTAGAACGATGTACTGCATACCAAATCGG TATGATGGCAACGGTGATGAATTCCGTACTGCTCCAGTCAGCATTAGAGAAGATGGGAGTTCAGACACGTGTGCAAACTGCATTTTCAATGCTGGAAGCTGCTGAACCATACAGTAGGCAACGGGCCATCCGACATCTGGAAAAAGGCAGAGTAGTAATATTTGGTGGTATTGGTGCTGGTTTTGGAAATCCACCCTTTTCCACTGACACAGCTGCGGCTGTTCGAGCTTCGGAGA TTCATGCCGAGGCAGTCCTCAAGGGTACCAATGTTGATGGTGTGTATGATTGTACCTCTCGAGACAACAATTTTACATTTGAGCACATATCTTTCAGGGATCTGGCCTCCAGAGGTGCCACGTCCATGGACACAATGGCACTGAGCTACTGTGAAGAGAACAGCATTCCTG TTGTGGTCTTTAATCTTCTTGAGCCTGGCAACATCTCCAAAGCGCTATGTGGAGAGCAAGTTGGTACACTGATTGATCAAACTGGAAGGATTAGCTAA
- the LOC121265372 gene encoding leucine-rich repeat receptor-like protein kinase PXC1 yields the protein MNNPYLLPLAFALVFSFLTLSLCVPNDTDALTRFRLQTDAHGLLESNWSGSNACAASWRGVHCSSNNRRVIVLSLPSLNLRGPLDSLAPLDQLRLLDLHNNRLNGTVSPLTNCTNLKLLYLSRNDLSGEIPPDISSIQRLLRLDLSDNNLRGPIPKDLSQLNRLLTLRLQNNALSGTIPDLSASLVNLNELNLTSNELYGRLPDGLLRKFGDKSFSGNEGLCGSSPLPVCSFTGTPPAVASTQTVPSNPSSLPQAPVTSQGKGGSKKGLGTGAIVAIVIANCVALLVVVSFIVAHYCARDRSFSGSLAGSESGKRRRRSASSYGGSEKKVYANNGGGDSSDGTNATDRSKLVFFDRKKQFELEDLLRASAEMLGKGSLGTVYKAVLDDGCTMAVKRLKDANPCERKEFEQYMDVIGKLKHPNIVRFRAYYYAKEEKLLVYDYLPNGSLHSLLHGNRGPGRIPLDWTTRISLVLGAARGLAKIHEEYSASKIPHGNVKSSNVLLDKNGVACVSDFGLSLLLNSVHAVARLGGYRAPEQAETKRLSQKADVYSFGVLLLEVLTGKAPSQYPSPTRPRVDEEEQGVDLPKWVRSVVKEEWTAEVFDQELLRYKNIEEELVSMLHVGLACVVPQPEKRPTMPEVAKMIEDIRVEQSPLGEDYDESRNSLSPSLATTEDGLA from the exons ATGAATAATCCTTATCTCTTACCCTTGGCCTTCGCCTTAGTCTTCTCCTTCCTCACCCTTTCTCTCTGTGTTCCCAATGATACAGACGCACTCACACGTTTTCGCCTCCAGACCGATGCCCACGGCCTGCTCGAGTCCAACTGGAGTGGCAGTAACGCCTGCGCAGCGTCGTGGCGCGGTGTCCACTGCTCCTCAAACAACAGACGCGTCATCgttctctccctcccttctcttAACCTCCGCGGCCCACTTGACTCTCTGGCCCCGCTCGACCAGCTCCGCCTCCTCGACCTCCACAACAACCGCCTCAACGGCACCGTTTCTCCCCTCACCAACTGCACCAACCTCAAGCTTCTCTACCTCTCCCGCAACGATCTCTCGGGTGAGATTCCACCCGATATATCCTCCATACAGCGTCTCCTCCGCCTCGACCTCTCCGACAACAATCTGCGCGGCCCAATTCCCAAAGATTTGTCCCAGTTGAATCGGCTTCTCACGCTTCGGTTGCAGAACAACGCCCTCTCTGGGACGATTCCTGACCTCTCAGCCAGTCTGGTAAATCTCAATGAGCTGAACTTGACGAGCAATGAGTTGTACGGACGTTTGCCTGACGGTTTACTGAGGAAATTCGGCGACAAAAGTTTTTCAGGGAACGAAGGGCTATGTGGGTCGAGCCCCTTGCCCGTTTGCTCGTTCACAGGGACTCCACCGGCGGTTGCTTCTACTCAGACCGTACCTTCGAACCCGAGCTCGTTGCCCCAAGCGCCTGTGACTAGTCAAGGCAAAGGAGGATCAAAGAAAGGGCTAGGCACAGGTGCTATAGTGGCCATTGTGATAGCCAACTGCGTGGCGTTGTTGGTGGTGGTGTCGTTCATCGTAGCGCATTACTGTGCGAGAGACCGGAGCTTCTCGGGTTCGTTAGCGGGGAGCGAGAGtgggaagaggaggaggaggagtgcGAGTAGTTATGGTGGGAGCGAGAAGAAGGTGTATGCCAACAATGGAGGCGGAGATAGCAGCGATGGGACTAACGCCACGGACCGGAGCAAGCTTGTGTTTTTCGATAGGAAGAAGCAGTTTGAGCTCGAGGATTTGCTCAGGGCGTCAGCAGAGATGCTCGGGAAAGGGAGCTTGGGGACAGTGTATAAGGCAGTACTCGATGACGGGTGCACCATGGCTGTGAAGCGTCTCAAGGACGCGAACCCTTGTGAGAGGAAGGAGTTTGAGCAGTATATGGATGTGATCGGGAAGCTCAAGCACCCAAATATCGTGAGGTTTAGAGCTTATTACTATGCCAAGGAGGAGAAGCTTCTTGTCTATGATTATCTTCCAAATGGGAGCTTGCATTCACTTCTTCATg GGAATCGAGGTCCGGGGAGAATTCCTTTGGATTGGACTACAAGGATCAGCTTGGTGCTAGGAGCGGCTCGAGGACTAGCAAAGATTCACGAAGAGTACAGCGCCTCGAAAATACCTCATGGGAATGTGAAatcttcgaatgtgctccttgaTAAGAACGGTGTTGCGTGCGTGTCTGATTTTGGGCTGTCGTTGCTTCTAAACTCGGTTCATGCCGTTGCAAGATTAGGAGGATACAGGGCTCCTGAACAAGCAGAAACCAAGAGGCTGTCTCAAAAGGCAGATGTGTACAGCTTTGGGGTCTTGTTGTTGGAAGTTCTGACAGGGAAAGCTCCATCCCAGTACCCTTCACCAACTCGGCCACGCGTGGATGAGGAGGAACAGGGTGTAGACCTTCCCAAATGGGTTCGATCGGTTGTAAAAGAAGAGTGGACAGCTGAAGTATTTGATCAAGAACTCTTGAGGTATAAGAACATCGAGGAAGAACTTGTGTCCATGCTACATGTGGGGTTGGCCTGTGTGGTACCGCAGCCTGAGAAAAGGCCAACAATGCCGGAAGTGGCAAAGATGATAGAGGACATCAGGGTGGAGCAGTCTCCTCTTGGGGAGGATTACGATGAGTCGCGCAATTCACTCTCACCTTCACTTGCCACCACTGAAGATGGACTGGCTTGA
- the LOC121265388 gene encoding uncharacterized protein LOC121265388 isoform X1 codes for MASCDDFSLLDDDDHHHHQSNPNHPQIPASHHLHQTYAPHRFATRSNPVHAPPPPSQSIISPSAASPQKISGAEEEEEEDDGEDYNDAAFCSNPYDNGTDPNRVRIVDLRTEKRKDREELSDGATNYGYNNNKKSKPSGGAGTSGGGDYRKDREEWSDAAIACLLDAYTEKFTQLNRGNLRGRDWEEVAATVSERCEKQTKSVEQCKNKVDNLKKRYKLERQRMTNGGLSVSHWPWFKQMEHIVGNSLPVKALTDDDKGGGSSASTPRQTKRSTIAMPGPVGQVNNVKPKSISNPRWRRVVFKVSGVALAGSGPNNIDPKVVTSIAREVVMACRLGVEVAIVVGGRNFFCGDTWVTTTGLERCTAYQIGMMATVMNSVLLQSALEKMGVQTRVQTAFSMLEAAEPYSRQRAIRHLEKGRVVIFGGIGAGFGNPPFSTDTAAAVRASEIHAEAVLKGTNVDGVYDCTSRDNNFTFEHISFRDLASRGATSMDTMALSYCEENSIPGLFVVFNLLEPGNISKALCGEQVGTLIDQTGRIS; via the exons ATGGCCTCCTGTGACGACTTCTCTCTCCTCGATGACGacgaccaccaccaccaccaatctAACCCTAACCATCCCCAAATCCCAGCCTCTCATCACCTCCACCAAACATACGCGCCCCACCGCTTCGCAACCAGATCCAATCCTGTCCACGCGCCGCCACCTCCGTCCCAATCGATAATCTCTCCCTCCGCCGCCAGCCCGCAGAAGATCAGCGGcgccgaagaagaagaagaggaggacgaCGGAGAAGACTACAACGACGCCGCTTTCTGTTCCAACCCTTACGACAATGGAACCGATCCGAATAGGGTTAGAATTGTCGATCTGCGGACTGAGAAGAGGAAGGACCGTGAGGAGCTCAGCGACGGAGCTACCAATTACGGCtataacaacaacaaaaaatcaaagcCCTCCGGCGGTGCCGGTACTTCCGGAGGCGGAGATTACCGGAAGGACAGGGAGGAGTGGAGCGACGCGGCGATCGCTTGTCTGCTCGACGCGTACACGGAGAAGTTTACGCAGCTGAACCGCGGGAATCTGAGAGGAAGGGACTGGGAGGAGGTGGCGGCGACGGTGAGCGAGAGGTGCGAGAAACAGACGAAGAGCGTGGAACAGTGCAAGAACAAAGTGGATAATTTGAAGAAGCGGTACAAGCTGGAGCGCCAGAGAATGACCAATGGCGGCCTTTCTGTGAGCCATTGGCCGTGGTTCAAGCAAATGGAGCACATTGTTGGCAATTCGCTGCCGGTAAAGGCTTTGACTGACGACGATAAAGGCGGTGGCTCTTCCGCAAGCACGCCTAGGCAGACGAAGAG ATCAACAATTGCAATGCCCGGTCCTGTAGGTCAGGTAAACAATGTCAAACCAAAATCAATATCAAACCCTAGATGGCGGAGAGTAGTCTTCAAAGTTAGTGGTGTTGCTCTTGCTGGCAGTGGTCCTAACAATATTGACCCGAAG GTAGTAACGTCGATTGCCAGAGAAGTTGTAATGGCTTGCCGCCTTGGTGTAGAG GTGGCAATTGTTGTTGGAGGTCGTAACTTCTTTTGTGGAGATACGTGGGTCACCACTACAGGTTTAGAACGATGTACTGCATACCAAATCGG TATGATGGCAACGGTGATGAATTCCGTACTGCTCCAGTCAGCATTAGAGAAGATGGGAGTTCAGACACGTGTGCAAACTGCATTTTCAATGCTGGAAGCTGCTGAACCATACAGTAGGCAACGGGCCATCCGACATCTGGAAAAAGGCAGAGTAGTAATATTTGGTGGTATTGGTGCTGGTTTTGGAAATCCACCCTTTTCCACTGACACAGCTGCGGCTGTTCGAGCTTCGGAGA TTCATGCCGAGGCAGTCCTCAAGGGTACCAATGTTGATGGTGTGTATGATTGTACCTCTCGAGACAACAATTTTACATTTGAGCACATATCTTTCAGGGATCTGGCCTCCAGAGGTGCCACGTCCATGGACACAATGGCACTGAGCTACTGTGAAGAGAACAGCATTCCTGGtttgt TTGTGGTCTTTAATCTTCTTGAGCCTGGCAACATCTCCAAAGCGCTATGTGGAGAGCAAGTTGGTACACTGATTGATCAAACTGGAAGGATTAGCTAA